A portion of the Streptomyces sp. NBC_01335 genome contains these proteins:
- the sbnA gene encoding 2,3-diaminopropionate biosynthesis protein SbnA, with protein MSVITVPQAFDEEELYVDIERIFGEALLLKCEGFNFAGSIKLKAAAEMVASAERDGTLTADSVLVESSSGNLGVALSMIAASKGYRFVCVTDSRCNLTTRLMMEALGGEVQLVAGQETGGGFLAARLDHVRRLCASDDRYVWLSQYTNPANWRAHYRTTAPEIARSFPRLDVLFVGAGTAGTLMGCARYFQDRQHPVRIVAVDTVGSVAFGGDPGRRMIPGLGMSMRPPLLDASYVDEVVRVEEADTIRACRRLARSGFLFGGSTGTVVSGAVAWLARHGTPDLTAVAIAPDLGERYLDTVYQDNWVQDLYGDGPLDTTRPPPRTARRRAHPDDHEPVGRACAPSPYGAPWQTMDSPR; from the coding sequence GTGTCGGTCATCACTGTCCCTCAGGCCTTCGACGAGGAGGAGCTCTACGTGGACATCGAGCGGATCTTCGGGGAGGCGTTGCTCCTCAAGTGCGAGGGCTTCAACTTCGCCGGCTCGATCAAGCTGAAGGCCGCCGCCGAGATGGTGGCGTCGGCGGAACGCGACGGCACCCTGACGGCTGATTCCGTGCTCGTCGAGTCCTCCTCCGGCAACCTCGGCGTCGCGCTGAGCATGATCGCGGCCAGCAAGGGCTACCGGTTCGTCTGTGTGACGGACTCACGCTGCAACCTCACCACCCGGCTGATGATGGAGGCTCTGGGCGGCGAAGTGCAGCTGGTGGCCGGCCAGGAGACCGGCGGCGGCTTCCTCGCCGCGCGGCTGGACCACGTCCGGCGCCTGTGCGCCTCCGACGACCGGTACGTGTGGCTGAGCCAGTACACCAACCCGGCCAACTGGAGGGCGCACTACCGCACCACGGCTCCGGAGATCGCCCGCTCCTTCCCGCGCCTGGACGTCCTGTTCGTGGGAGCGGGGACCGCGGGCACGCTGATGGGGTGCGCACGGTACTTCCAGGACCGGCAGCACCCGGTACGGATCGTCGCGGTGGACACCGTCGGCTCGGTGGCGTTCGGGGGTGACCCGGGCCGCCGGATGATCCCGGGGCTGGGCATGAGCATGCGCCCGCCGCTCCTGGACGCGTCGTACGTGGACGAGGTGGTGCGGGTCGAGGAGGCGGACACGATCCGCGCCTGTCGCCGCCTGGCCCGGAGCGGCTTCCTCTTCGGCGGCTCCACCGGCACCGTGGTGAGCGGCGCGGTCGCCTGGCTGGCGCGGCACGGGACGCCCGACCTCACCGCGGTGGCCATCGCACCCGACCTCGGCGAGCGCTATCTCGACACCGTGTACCAGGACAACTGGGTCCAGGACCTCTACGGCGACGGTCCGCTCGACACCACACGCCCGCCCCCGCGGACCGCACGACGACGGGCACACCCCGACGACCACGAGCCGGTCGGCCGTGCCTGTGCGCCGTCGCCGTACGGAGCGCCCTGGCAGACGATGGATTCACCGCGTTGA
- a CDS encoding TauD/TfdA family dioxygenase has product MTSMETATAPADPEREPGRPAMLRVQAAGDPADWAAGARDGLRAALDEHGAVLVRGLGLHDTDGVAAVLGRLAAEPVTERETFAPRRTYSPGVHSSSPWPPNQPMCMHHELSYAIGFPGLLLFACLSEPTAGGATGLADASAVLGALPRELTARFEREGWLLTRNYNGEVGATVAEAFGTDDREAVERYCHDHAIACAWQPDGGLRTTQRRSAVVRHPADGRPCWTNQIAFLNEWTLAPEVREYLVDEYGPDGLPFNTRYGGGEAVGEDVVRLINSVYEEHTVRRPWQAGDLLLVDNIRTAHSREAYEGPREVVVAMASPTRPDTCSQTIEVGSR; this is encoded by the coding sequence ATGACTTCCATGGAAACGGCCACCGCCCCGGCCGATCCGGAACGGGAACCGGGCCGGCCCGCGATGCTGCGGGTCCAGGCCGCCGGCGACCCGGCGGACTGGGCGGCCGGAGCCCGGGACGGGCTGCGCGCCGCACTCGACGAACACGGGGCCGTCCTGGTCCGCGGCTTGGGCCTGCACGACACGGACGGCGTCGCCGCGGTCCTCGGCCGACTGGCCGCAGAACCGGTGACGGAACGGGAGACCTTCGCCCCCAGGCGGACCTACTCCCCCGGCGTCCACTCGTCCTCCCCCTGGCCGCCGAACCAGCCGATGTGCATGCATCACGAACTGAGCTACGCCATCGGCTTCCCCGGCCTCCTGCTCTTCGCCTGCCTTTCGGAGCCCACCGCGGGCGGGGCCACCGGCCTGGCCGACGCGTCGGCCGTGCTCGGCGCCCTGCCGCGCGAGCTGACCGCGCGGTTCGAGCGGGAGGGCTGGCTCCTGACCCGTAACTACAACGGCGAGGTCGGAGCCACCGTGGCCGAGGCGTTCGGCACCGACGACCGCGAGGCGGTGGAGCGCTACTGCCACGACCACGCGATCGCCTGCGCCTGGCAGCCCGACGGAGGGCTGCGCACCACGCAGAGGCGCAGCGCCGTGGTGCGCCACCCGGCCGACGGGCGGCCCTGCTGGACCAACCAGATCGCCTTCCTGAACGAGTGGACGCTCGCGCCCGAGGTACGCGAGTACCTCGTCGACGAGTACGGACCCGACGGCCTGCCGTTCAACACGCGGTACGGCGGCGGCGAGGCCGTCGGAGAGGACGTCGTCCGGCTCATCAACTCGGTCTACGAGGAGCACACCGTGCGCCGTCCGTGGCAGGCCGGTGACCTGCTCCTCGTGGACAACATCCGTACCGCGCACAGCAGGGAGGCCTACGAGGGACCGCGCGAGGTCGTCGTCGCGATGGCCTCGCCCACCCGGCCGGACACCTGCTCGCAGACGATCGAGGTGGGATCGCGATGA
- a CDS encoding DUF3224 domain-containing protein, translating to MRASGTFKVAGFTPAPVPSPAIETALPVGVATMEKQYEGEVVGHSVTLFTAAFDQSTGTGTYVAMESFEGTLRGRAGAFNFAHSATTLGEGRESEFFVIVPASGTGSMAGITGTGGVAVDADGTHRIWFDYELGQ from the coding sequence ATGCGAGCCTCAGGAACGTTCAAAGTTGCCGGCTTCACCCCGGCGCCGGTGCCCAGCCCCGCGATCGAGACGGCCTTGCCCGTCGGTGTGGCCACGATGGAGAAGCAGTACGAAGGCGAGGTCGTCGGGCACTCCGTCACTCTGTTCACCGCCGCGTTCGACCAGAGCACCGGTACGGGGACGTACGTCGCGATGGAGTCCTTCGAAGGAACGCTCCGTGGCCGGGCGGGCGCCTTCAATTTCGCGCACTCCGCGACGACCCTGGGCGAAGGGAGGGAGAGCGAGTTCTTCGTCATCGTGCCGGCCAGTGGGACGGGCTCGATGGCCGGGATCACCGGGACTGGCGGCGTCGCTGTCGACGCGGACGGCACCCACCGGATCTGGTTCGACTACGAGCTCGGTCAGTAG
- a CDS encoding helix-turn-helix transcriptional regulator codes for MSVAGSASDASAHDEHEVFVGRRSESERLAACVDKVRGGEAWLAVVEGEAGIGKSALIRRLVSSLEDFTVLWAVGDPSETDLPGGVLSQLLRRVDRGLAARFPLLARPGATGVSPHALGGELLLLLGTLQEAGGGVAVVVDDAHWADPLSSQVLGFVVRRLWADRVLVLMATRTGSEQSAEALDRLVRSVDRAVRVEVGGLGQDEVDQLARQLLAVRVTPELVTRLHGYTKGHPLYVRTVLAEVPLQVLGDESARRWPVHQSLRAGIGAALGRLPADSVALVEALAVLDGRFPLVGVARVAGVEDAVRALEPALTAGLVQWWPADSVGPVALVHGLQRDAVYAGIGPERRRALHTAAAEAVGSGAAWAHRVAAATSDDPVLAAELERSANTEALAGRNALAATRLLWASSLSDDRLERERRLLTACAQWLLTLQPWAAVRLRAQVEECAEGTLRSCVLGVMDLLEGRLAVAEARLTEAWQEALADPDASWVALLAGTFLTVITIRQCRGAQTADIAGKTLAIGDLDAGTSDFIRAILATGRMWDQGPGAALLDVAHLPVGAAEASNDQLATLATRGVMHLFLGRLAAARADLLTVAHRDRLGAGSKLSHLSSSLLAVVEYLAGDWSASESAADRALAIAAAHDHVLGDAATWFAAVCVQAGRGRWEAAQESVEALERINRMLGDPPAERVYAGLAGAVLAQARGDHAAMVESLAPLVEPVTGAEGGAGDGDDAGDRAGDGAGDEGDRVRLRFKPLWLWQQSLLVEALTGTGRLAAAAWALDDFWRGYDGSGYLRVVGARLSGQLAEAQGRPREALAIYARALDGTTGGAGGPDAAGSRVGAGGASDAGEDAPLFRAMLEHAYGRLLVATRTGSRREAARWFKSAHDRFDALRAEPFLRRCETDLAAMGLTAPAHARQHVLALTERELSVAHLIAGGKTNQEAATELYVTQKTVEYHLSNIYAKLGITSRRHLAQALRPPRP; via the coding sequence ATGAGCGTGGCCGGCAGCGCGTCCGACGCGAGCGCGCACGACGAACACGAGGTCTTCGTCGGGCGGCGGTCCGAGTCCGAGCGGCTCGCGGCGTGTGTGGACAAGGTGCGCGGCGGTGAGGCGTGGCTGGCGGTCGTCGAGGGTGAGGCGGGGATCGGCAAGAGCGCTCTGATACGCCGGTTGGTCTCCTCGCTGGAGGACTTCACCGTGCTGTGGGCGGTGGGCGACCCCTCGGAGACCGATCTGCCCGGTGGTGTGCTGAGCCAGCTGCTGAGGCGGGTGGACAGGGGTCTGGCGGCCCGGTTCCCGCTGCTGGCGCGGCCGGGCGCGACTGGAGTGTCGCCGCATGCCCTGGGCGGGGAGTTGTTGCTGCTGCTGGGCACGCTGCAAGAAGCCGGCGGCGGGGTCGCGGTCGTCGTCGACGATGCGCACTGGGCCGATCCGCTCTCCTCGCAGGTGTTGGGATTCGTGGTGCGCCGCCTCTGGGCCGACCGGGTGCTGGTGCTGATGGCCACCCGTACGGGCAGCGAGCAGAGCGCGGAGGCGCTGGACCGGCTGGTGCGGTCCGTCGACCGGGCGGTACGGGTCGAGGTGGGCGGACTCGGACAGGACGAGGTCGACCAGCTGGCCCGGCAACTGTTGGCGGTGCGTGTGACACCGGAGCTGGTGACACGCCTGCACGGCTACACGAAGGGCCATCCCCTCTACGTACGCACGGTCCTGGCGGAGGTACCGCTTCAGGTGCTGGGTGACGAGTCGGCACGGCGGTGGCCCGTCCACCAGTCGCTGCGGGCGGGGATCGGGGCCGCACTGGGGCGCCTTCCCGCCGATTCGGTGGCCCTGGTGGAGGCGCTGGCGGTGCTGGACGGCCGGTTCCCCCTGGTGGGCGTGGCGCGGGTGGCCGGGGTGGAAGACGCCGTGCGGGCGCTCGAACCGGCGCTGACGGCGGGTCTGGTGCAGTGGTGGCCGGCGGATTCCGTGGGCCCGGTGGCCCTGGTGCACGGGTTGCAGCGGGACGCGGTCTACGCGGGAATCGGTCCCGAGCGACGGCGCGCGCTGCACACCGCCGCGGCCGAGGCGGTGGGTTCGGGAGCGGCCTGGGCCCATCGCGTGGCCGCGGCCACGTCCGACGATCCCGTTCTGGCGGCCGAGCTGGAGCGTTCGGCGAACACCGAGGCCCTCGCCGGCCGCAATGCCCTGGCCGCCACCCGGTTGCTGTGGGCGTCGTCGTTGTCCGACGACCGCCTGGAACGGGAGCGGCGCCTGCTCACGGCCTGTGCGCAGTGGCTGCTGACCTTGCAGCCGTGGGCCGCCGTACGGTTGAGGGCGCAAGTGGAGGAGTGCGCGGAGGGAACACTGCGCAGTTGCGTACTGGGGGTCATGGACCTCCTGGAGGGCCGACTGGCCGTGGCCGAGGCTCGGTTGACCGAGGCCTGGCAGGAGGCGCTCGCCGATCCGGACGCGAGCTGGGTGGCGCTCCTGGCCGGTACGTTTCTGACCGTCATCACGATCCGGCAGTGCCGGGGCGCGCAGACGGCCGACATCGCGGGCAAGACGCTGGCGATCGGCGACCTCGACGCGGGCACCTCCGATTTCATCCGCGCGATTCTGGCCACGGGGCGGATGTGGGACCAGGGGCCCGGTGCGGCCCTGCTGGACGTGGCCCACCTTCCCGTCGGGGCTGCCGAGGCGTCGAACGACCAGCTAGCGACGCTGGCCACCCGTGGTGTCATGCACTTGTTCCTGGGCCGGCTGGCCGCGGCGCGGGCCGATCTGCTCACCGTGGCGCACCGCGACCGGCTGGGCGCGGGGTCCAAGCTCAGCCATCTGTCGTCGTCGCTGCTGGCGGTGGTGGAGTACCTTGCGGGCGACTGGAGTGCCAGTGAGAGCGCGGCGGACCGGGCGCTCGCGATCGCGGCGGCCCACGACCACGTCCTCGGCGACGCGGCCACGTGGTTCGCGGCCGTGTGCGTACAGGCGGGGCGCGGGCGCTGGGAGGCGGCCCAGGAGTCCGTCGAGGCCCTGGAGCGGATCAACCGGATGCTGGGAGATCCCCCGGCGGAGCGTGTGTACGCCGGACTGGCGGGGGCGGTGCTGGCGCAGGCCCGGGGTGACCACGCCGCCATGGTGGAGTCGTTGGCTCCGCTGGTCGAGCCGGTGACCGGAGCCGAGGGCGGGGCCGGGGACGGGGACGATGCGGGGGACAGGGCCGGGGACGGGGCCGGGGACGAGGGCGATCGGGTACGCCTGCGGTTCAAGCCCCTGTGGTTGTGGCAGCAGTCCCTGCTGGTCGAAGCGCTCACCGGAACGGGGCGGCTGGCGGCCGCCGCCTGGGCCCTCGACGACTTCTGGCGGGGGTACGACGGCAGTGGATATCTGCGGGTCGTGGGAGCCCGGCTCAGCGGCCAACTCGCCGAAGCCCAGGGACGGCCTCGCGAGGCGCTGGCGATCTACGCCCGGGCTCTGGACGGGACAACGGGCGGCGCCGGTGGACCGGACGCAGCCGGGAGCCGCGTCGGAGCCGGCGGTGCCAGTGACGCCGGTGAGGACGCCCCGCTGTTCCGGGCGATGCTGGAACACGCTTACGGCAGGCTCCTGGTGGCGACCAGGACCGGCTCCCGGCGGGAGGCCGCACGGTGGTTCAAGTCGGCCCACGACCGTTTCGACGCCCTGCGGGCAGAACCGTTCCTGCGGCGCTGCGAGACGGACCTCGCCGCCATGGGACTCACCGCTCCCGCCCACGCCCGGCAGCACGTACTCGCTCTGACCGAGCGGGAGTTGTCGGTCGCCCACCTCATCGCCGGCGGAAAGACGAACCAGGAGGCGGCGACGGAGCTCTACGTCACCCAGAAGACCGTCGAGTACCACTTGTCGAACATCTACGCCAAGCTCGGCATCACCTCACGCCGCCACCTCGCACAGGCGCTCCGGCCCCCGCGGCCCTGA
- the sbnB gene encoding 2,3-diaminopropionate biosynthesis protein SbnB — protein sequence MNSDRTGSPVSATAEDVTVPSFAVIPGSQVRSALDGREKEIVEVVEAAYRLHGAGRTVNPPSSFLRFPDRAASRMIALPASLGGESPVDGLKWISSFPANVRSGVPRASAVLILNDPATGYPFACLESSIISATRTAASAASAADRLSRDRPRPTRVGFFGTGLIARYIHTFLEGSGWSFDDIGVYDVSADSAAGFRLYVEQSGSAAPVTVHRSPEDLIRTSDLVVFATVAGEPHVDDPAWFDHNPVVLHVSLRDLAPRVLLASTNIVDDIEHCLRAGTSPHLTEQLTGNRDFVHGTLDDVMAGRVTVPRNRPAVFSPFGLGVLDLAVGGFVYDRVAHSGRLRVVDDFFHERSRYG from the coding sequence ATGAACAGCGACCGCACCGGCTCCCCCGTATCCGCAACGGCCGAGGACGTCACCGTGCCCTCGTTCGCGGTGATCCCCGGCAGCCAGGTCCGAAGTGCCCTCGACGGCCGCGAGAAGGAGATCGTGGAGGTGGTCGAGGCCGCCTACCGGCTGCACGGTGCGGGCCGGACGGTGAACCCGCCCTCCTCGTTCCTCCGCTTCCCGGACCGTGCGGCTTCCCGGATGATCGCGCTGCCCGCCTCCCTCGGTGGTGAGTCACCGGTGGACGGACTGAAGTGGATCTCCAGCTTCCCGGCCAACGTGAGGTCCGGCGTTCCCCGTGCCTCGGCCGTGCTGATCCTCAACGATCCCGCCACGGGTTACCCGTTCGCCTGTCTGGAGAGCTCGATCATCAGTGCCACGAGAACGGCCGCGTCCGCCGCTTCGGCGGCCGACCGGCTCAGCCGCGACCGGCCACGCCCCACCCGCGTCGGGTTCTTCGGCACCGGTCTGATCGCCCGCTACATCCATACGTTCCTCGAAGGCTCGGGCTGGTCGTTCGACGACATCGGGGTGTACGACGTCTCCGCGGACAGCGCGGCCGGATTCCGGCTGTACGTGGAACAGTCCGGCAGCGCCGCGCCCGTCACGGTGCATCGCTCCCCGGAGGACCTGATCCGTACCAGCGATCTCGTGGTCTTCGCGACCGTCGCCGGAGAACCTCATGTCGACGATCCTGCGTGGTTCGACCACAACCCCGTGGTCCTGCACGTGTCGCTGCGCGATCTCGCCCCGCGGGTCCTGCTGGCCTCGACCAACATCGTCGACGACATCGAGCACTGTCTCAGGGCGGGCACCTCTCCCCATCTGACCGAACAGCTCACCGGCAACCGGGACTTCGTGCACGGCACGCTGGACGACGTGATGGCGGGGCGGGTGACCGTACCCAGGAACCGTCCGGCGGTCTTCTCGCCTTTCGGCCTCGGCGTGCTCGATCTCGCGGTCGGCGGCTTCGTCTACGACCGCGTCGCCCACTCCGGCCGGCTGCGGGTCGTCGACGACTTCTTCCACGAACGAAGCCGCTACGGGTGA
- a CDS encoding sigma-70 family RNA polymerase sigma factor has product MQSADRGGEAGQQTDGPDLDQLMLWTAEGDRDAFTGVYDRTAGPVMGLVHRVLRDPAQSEEVVQDVLLEVWRTSGRFEPDRGSAMTWIMTLAHHRAVDRVRSSQAGADRERRAALLNTCPPFDDVSEQVETHLEWQRVRRCVHALTDIQRETVALAYYGGLTYKEVAQSLSVPLGTVKTRLRDGLIRLRACLGGTP; this is encoded by the coding sequence GTGCAATCCGCCGATCGCGGAGGAGAAGCCGGGCAGCAGACGGACGGCCCCGATCTGGACCAACTGATGCTCTGGACGGCCGAAGGGGACCGGGACGCCTTCACCGGTGTCTACGACCGGACCGCCGGGCCGGTGATGGGTCTGGTCCACCGGGTTCTGAGGGACCCGGCGCAGTCGGAGGAGGTGGTCCAGGACGTGCTGCTCGAGGTGTGGCGTACGTCCGGCCGGTTCGAGCCCGACCGCGGCAGCGCGATGACCTGGATCATGACCCTGGCGCACCACCGCGCGGTGGACCGCGTGCGGTCGTCACAGGCCGGTGCGGACCGCGAGCGAAGAGCGGCGCTGCTGAACACCTGTCCCCCCTTCGACGACGTGTCCGAGCAGGTGGAGACCCATCTGGAGTGGCAGCGGGTGCGCCGCTGCGTGCACGCGCTCACCGACATCCAACGCGAGACGGTGGCCCTCGCCTACTACGGAGGACTCACCTACAAGGAAGTGGCGCAGTCGTTGTCCGTACCGCTGGGCACGGTCAAGACCCGCTTGCGGGACGGGCTGATCCGGCTGCGCGCCTGTCTGGGAGGGACGCCGTGA
- a CDS encoding anti-sigma factor, which translates to MNAADPSGVDPHGVDPHDASAAYALHALPEDERLAFERHLEGCGSCREEVAELQATAALLGRTAAVTPPAALREEILRKVATTPQETRIGPQKAPAPPRQAPSAWRPAPDTPAADGRAHAPSRQLPRLALAACVAAVLALGVATWQYREAEDARTGARRAQERQDEVARVLTAPDVQLETQDLRGGGTATVAVSRSENAATLAVHDLPRLPAGKVYEAWFIEGGKPVPAGLLSRDPGRGLTFLDGPVDDATAVALSVEPTGGSEQPTTDPLGAVPLPA; encoded by the coding sequence GTGAACGCCGCGGACCCGAGCGGCGTGGATCCGCACGGTGTGGATCCGCACGACGCGAGCGCCGCCTATGCCCTGCACGCCCTCCCCGAGGACGAGCGCCTGGCCTTCGAGCGGCATCTGGAGGGGTGCGGGTCCTGCCGCGAGGAGGTCGCCGAGCTCCAGGCCACGGCCGCTCTGCTGGGACGGACCGCGGCGGTGACTCCGCCGGCCGCCCTGCGTGAGGAGATCCTCCGCAAGGTGGCGACCACGCCGCAGGAGACACGGATCGGCCCCCAGAAGGCGCCCGCGCCCCCGCGGCAGGCGCCCTCCGCGTGGCGGCCGGCCCCCGACACCCCGGCGGCCGACGGCCGGGCCCATGCCCCCTCGCGACAGCTGCCCCGCCTCGCGCTGGCGGCCTGCGTGGCAGCCGTCCTGGCCCTCGGCGTCGCCACATGGCAGTACCGGGAGGCGGAGGACGCCAGAACCGGGGCCCGGCGGGCACAGGAGCGGCAGGACGAGGTGGCGCGCGTGCTGACAGCGCCCGACGTCCAGCTCGAAACCCAGGATCTGCGCGGCGGCGGCACGGCCACCGTCGCCGTCTCCCGCAGCGAGAACGCGGCCACGCTCGCCGTCCACGACCTGCCGCGGCTTCCCGCGGGCAAGGTGTACGAGGCCTGGTTCATCGAGGGAGGGAAGCCCGTGCCGGCCGGGCTGCTCAGCCGCGATCCAGGGCGCGGGCTGACCTTCCTGGACGGGCCGGTGGACGATGCCACGGCCGTGGCCCTGTCCGTCGAGCCCACCGGGGGCTCCGAACAGCCCACCACCGACCCTCTCGGCGCGGTCCCTCTCCCCGCCTGA
- a CDS encoding ATP-binding protein — MTTTITPPTVTPPTITPGPVTPDPVTQGLLGTQTVPLPSGPEAPSHARRATVAFLHRTRPALAPERHDDVLLIVSELVTNAVRHASGPSALILTTTAGTLDIAVTDCSCVVPAARVPDLTDGTGGMGLHIAEDLGARVFTEPLPDGKCVHAAFDDA; from the coding sequence ATGACCACAACAATCACACCTCCCACCGTCACACCTCCCACCATCACGCCGGGCCCCGTCACGCCGGACCCCGTCACGCAGGGCCTGCTCGGCACGCAGACCGTCCCGCTGCCCTCCGGTCCTGAAGCCCCTTCGCACGCCCGTCGGGCGACCGTCGCCTTCCTCCACCGGACCCGGCCCGCGCTCGCGCCGGAACGCCATGACGATGTCCTGCTCATCGTGTCCGAACTGGTCACCAACGCGGTCCGGCACGCCTCCGGGCCCAGCGCGCTGATCCTGACCACCACCGCGGGCACGCTGGACATCGCGGTGACCGACTGCTCGTGCGTCGTACCCGCCGCACGCGTACCGGATCTGACCGACGGCACAGGTGGCATGGGTCTGCACATCGCCGAGGACCTGGGAGCCCGGGTCTTCACCGAACCGCTGCCGGACGGAAAGTGTGTGCACGCGGCCTTCGACGATGCCTGA
- a CDS encoding Lsr2 family DNA-binding protein: MPGADRPTGIVRHGLRLPQQLRQWLLANDIDAGQQPHTGSSLVALGCPGVIPSGGLLLGLTDIERVYLHKMGMEEMAPSGDPDCPSWRREWVPIVSERDGFSGKFVNTSTGTVGSWSEGMSPEDSLYASLFAFFQDVADQLSGAPSGDWSGPGRTRGPRPEDEPIRIWARANGYLVNDRGRIPAAIREAYEASR; this comes from the coding sequence GTGCCGGGCGCCGACCGCCCGACGGGAATTGTCAGACACGGCCTAAGGCTGCCGCAGCAGCTGCGGCAGTGGCTGCTGGCAAACGACATCGATGCCGGTCAACAACCCCACACCGGATCGAGTCTGGTTGCGCTGGGATGCCCAGGCGTCATCCCCAGCGGCGGACTCCTTCTGGGCCTGACGGACATCGAGCGTGTCTACCTCCACAAGATGGGCATGGAGGAAATGGCACCGTCTGGAGACCCTGATTGCCCGTCCTGGCGTAGGGAATGGGTGCCAATCGTCTCGGAGCGCGACGGTTTTTCTGGGAAGTTCGTGAACACAAGCACCGGAACGGTGGGGTCCTGGAGCGAGGGGATGTCCCCTGAAGACAGCCTGTACGCCTCGCTGTTCGCCTTCTTCCAGGATGTAGCTGACCAGCTTTCGGGAGCTCCGTCCGGTGACTGGAGCGGGCCTGGCAGGACGCGTGGACCGCGTCCGGAGGATGAACCCATACGTATCTGGGCGCGAGCGAATGGCTACCTCGTAAACGACCGCGGACGCATCCCCGCAGCCATCCGCGAGGCATACGAAGCATCACGGTGA